Genomic segment of Euwallacea fornicatus isolate EFF26 chromosome 11, ASM4011564v1, whole genome shotgun sequence:
aaaaatttgatctGAAGTTTTATTTCTATACACCTGGTAAAGtgcatttattataaattaaaaacctaAGGGTCTTCTAATCATAGTGTTTATTTGTTTGACTGTGGATTTAAACCTAAAATACTGAAATGATACATTGTAAAAATAACCTATTTAAAtgcatataattttaaaatcaacaataatttcaaGTATCACTCTTCAGTTTCAGATATTGTGGTTTTCATAACATACTTTACGGTAAAGGCAAATGCAGCAAAACCAATTATCATACATAAATTTGTAAGACATGATTGGAGGTTTGAAACTGGGGCACTGATGCTGGTGCTGCTTCCCTCAGTCATGaacttttcagttttattacgCCTTTCAAGCTCCtcctaaaataaaagtttatctTCAAACTTCCATTATACTAACCACATTGAATATTACCGTTATTTTTTCTACATCATCTGGGAACAGTTcacaaaaaacattattttttaaattaaattcaagtGATCTATAGGCAAATTGCCGCTTATCAAAATCTGAAGTGTCAATGCTTCCCAAAGTAGGACTTTTTTCAAGCTGAAACATATTATTATAAGATGGTTAGGCTATTATAATTGCTTACCATGAAACTTAATAACCCTGTCAGGATAGTGGAAACACTCCAAGCAGGATTCCAAGTATCTGGGTGAAAGTCTGAAATACTTAAACAGAGTTTCCTATTTGTCTTAAACCTTCCATTAGGCGTTATCATGTAAATTGCGGGaggtttaaatggaaagtccCCAGGAAAAACCAGTTTTCCGTGATAGTAGCCTCCTTCATAAGGTGTATTTTCTGGACCTTTTACCACATAGTGCCTGTAAAAGTATAGAAGTAAAGTTATTCTTAAACTTCGAGGAGTACTTACCATTCTAGGATATCGGAGGACAAAGGTTCGGCAGTGATGTAAGGTATGGGGTCCCTTTTGAGACGTAAATAATCCTGTCTGAGACGGGAAGTGGCACCTCTCGTGATGCTGCTCAGGTATTTGCGTGACATGATGGGGAACAGTTTATTAAGTTATGAAAGGTTTTTCCATAACTCGCTCAAAattgtacaatatttttaataataataaattatttacaagaaaaactaaaaatatttttctttcattgaTTACCACATTGACACAGTTAGTGACTGCTGACGTTAAAGTTCCATTCTTAATCGTGATTCAAGGAAGCCTTGATGATCACGTTCTCTTGGTGTAAGGTGCTTAGTCTATATCACGTGATAGAGTTACTTATCCTGCCTGAAGGCAAGAAAAGTGTAGCAGGGGTGGATTGAAACAAGCGCTACCTACCTACCGCTAGCAAAAGTATTCACATACATTTAACCTCACTTTCTTTTTACTTTCCACTGCTGCGCGTTTCGGGCCGTTGAGCCCCATTTTCACGAATTTTGCCCCAGAAAGCGGCAAAATGACCTCCAACGCCCAGCTAATACGTTCAGTAGTGTTCGGCCATTTATTGTCGGAAGACAAAGCTCTTGCAGAAAcgtacagaaaaaaatataatgtcGTAAGTACACGCTTATAATAAGACCCATAACACGTGTTTTCCATGCTCGAACCTACTAATGccgatattttcttttatatgcTTACGCGTTAAATATACTTCTACTTCAATTAAAGTCATACTTTTATGCAGCAAAAGCTACCTAAAGAAGCACCATCTTTAGCAAACATAATCACAGCCTTTCAAAAAACTGACCCTAGAGCCAAACAATTTCAACCTGCAAAAGAGAGTGACAGTGAAGAATCTTCAGAGGAAGAACCTCCGAAAAAAGTGCTCACCAAAAATATCCAGCCGTCTAAACGGAAAGCTAAAAGTTCCTCAGAAGATAGTTCTGATGATGAAAGTTTAAAGAAGGCTAAGAAACCGGCAGTTAATCAAGTTAATCAACAGAAAAAACCAGTTGTCAAGAAGCAAGAGTCAAGTTCAGAGGTAACTTCACATGTAAATGTTTTGTAGAATTTGGATTAATGAGGTTAGGTTTAAGGCACtgtttgttgtaatttttggCATGATACAATTTTAGCCACTAACTGGTAGATGTGTGATAAAGAACTTTTAAAGTTTCGTTAAGTGAATGATATATTTAAGGCTTTGATCAGTGACCTAAAAAGGTTTACACTCAATATTACTGTTTATGTCTTGTGAATCGATTTTATTGCTATATGTCATTGATCTTTCACTGTCAATCTCATATATAGGAATCATCTGAAGATGAAGCTTCTGCATCAAAAGTTCCTCTTAAACCAGGGGCAAAACCTCAAGTTATTACCAACAAAAGAAAACCAAGCAGTTCTGATGACTCTTCAGAAGAAGAAGCCCCTCCAGCCAAAAAACCGAACATAGCTGCTCCCGTTAAACAAATCCCAGTAAAAGTTCaaccaaaaatgcaaaacaagGAAAGCAGCTCTGAAGAAAGTAGTAGTGAAGAGGAAACAGTACCTCAAAAGAAAACACCACCTGCAGCACAACAAAGCAAGAAATCTATTGCTGCACCTCAGAAAAAAGCTCAAACAAGCTCAGACTCTGAAGATAGTTCTGATGAAGAAGTAGCCCCTCAGAAAAAAACTCCAATGgtgcaacaaaaaaaaccagttacaaaatcaaaatctgaAAGCTCAGACGACTCCAGTTCAGAGGAAGAAGTGCCCCAGAAAAAACTACAAACAGTACAACAGAAGAAGCCTGCTGTTCAAATCAATCCACAAAAGAAAGAAAGTAGTTCAGAGGAGTCAGATTCAGAGGaggaaaagccacaaaagaaACCACAAGAAAAACCAGCTGCACCAAAAGTGAAGAAACCTGCTAGTAGTTCAGAAGATTCCAGCTCAGAAGAGGAGGAGGCTCCAAAATCAGCCCCAAATGTTGCAAAGCAACAACCAACTCCTATTAAGTTTGTGAAGAAACAAGAAAGTTCTGATGATAGTTCTGAAGAAGAACTACCAACAAAAAAGGCTCCTACAGTGCAAAAACCAAGTAAGAAAGCAGAAAGCTCTGAAGAAGATTCTAGTGATGAGGAAGAGGTAGCTAAGAAAGCTCCTGTTAAGCCAACAAAGAAGAAGGAGAGTTCTTCTGATTCTAGTGAGGAGGATGAGGAAGACGCACCTAAGAAAGCTGTTGTGAATGGGAAAGCAAATAAGAAGAGTGAAGACAGTGAGGAAGAAGAGGAGAAACCTGTAGCAGAGTCAACTCCAGCAACTAAAAATGTGAGTAGTGGATTTTGGgattacaacattttttaaaactaattaatatttgctTTACACTCTTTTAGAACCAATCATTTGAACGAAGAGGAGCTAATAATAGCTTCGACTTTAATACCAAGAATAATGATTTCCACAATCGCAGCAATGGAAACAATGTAAGTCCctcaattttccatatttaagtgattttatgttccttgaaaattatcttgaaaCATAATTTCTGCAGGGAAATACCCCTTTCCGTAGGGTGAAAGAGGAGGAGATCCAGGTCGATCCTAGATTGAAAGACAACTCATTTGATGCTAAGGTAACGTGCAAACTCCGACTTTGTTCGGTACAATGGGTAGGCACACGTGTGGTCTAATATCGTCAAGTTTCTTGAAGAAATCTATGAGCCCTCCAATTctcttttcattaaatttgacATATTGATTGAGGTTTGCACGTTACCGTAACGCAATTTGAGACATATTTATAGTTTCTTACGTGATAGCTTACCTATTGTACTAATACAATATTTCTCTTTCTTTCATATTTCTTCGGGACTCCTCAACTGTCTCTTAACATAATTGAAATCAATTAGAATTCGTTCGGTCGGGGTGGCAGAGGGGGTTTCAGGGGCGGTTTCAAAAACGATCGCCAGTCGTTCGGCAACAACCGCGGTCGTGGGGGTTTCAGGGGCCGAGGCGGTGATAGAAATAGCTTCCGTGGCCGCGGCGGATTCAATCAAGGCGATAACGAAGGGGGCTTCAGGGGTGGTTTCCGAGGTGGTCGTGGGGGCGAGAGGAAAAGTTTTGGGGGTCGCGGTGGGTTCAATCAAGGTGAAGAGCAAGGCGGCTTTAGAAAATCTTTCGGTGGTAACAGCAGAGGCGGCAGAGGTTTTAACGGAAACGGTAACTTCAATAAAAGAGACAGTTTCGGAGGCGGTCAGCAGACACAGCcggaaaacaagaaaataaagtttgaTGATTAAACTTCATGTTTATTATACGTTATTGTTTGTAAGTTAATGTGAGTATTCAAGACAAAAAGGTTGAGAGGGgtgtttaattaatatttttttcagtttaatgcTCGAGGTTCTTGGGGTGAGAGGGCAAATGCGGACCTGAAACACACCCGTGGCAAGTCCTTCAGACACGAGAAAACTAAGAAGAAGCGAGGATCTTACAGGGGCGGCGCCATAGACATGACTGtaaattccattaaatttgattAGATTTTGTCAACCTGTATGACtaacttcatatttttgaataaagaacttattatttactatttttgattaaagattggatcaaaaattaattcattattttgtcGTTATGTGTATTTTTGTCATTGTATTTGTCGAGAAAATATTGCCAACATTCTCCATAGTTAATAAATGgtcatttattaataaaagaaagagaaaacaAACTAATTTATTGCTACTCCACTGcccatttttttcccttcccATTTGAGTTCTTAAGGATATCCCAGACTAAAAGGGGAATTCCCGGTGGTAGTAGTAACCTCGGTCGTCAGTGTTTCATTTCTAAATGTCTCTGACAGTTTGCACGTCATTTTATCATTAACTTTAATACCATAACACTTGTgaatttttaagtcttcaataTATATCCTACAACTGGCGATAACTAGTTATAGCAGTTCAGGTATAGGAAGAGGCGTTCCCAGTGAGCCTGAACGATATCTGAAGTATTTTCTGTGTTGTATGGTATAATAAAACCACTTTAGTTTTAATAACtgcctatattacaaaaaccCTATGAATTTCTCttagacaaaaatttttaaatatatatttaatcacTCGCTGACCCCCTCACTGTCCTCATCTGAGTCCTTTAGTGCAGCCGTCGCCCTATCACCTTTCCTTCCTTTTCTCGTCTCTAAATCCGAATCGTCTTCATCTGATGAATATATGGGAGCTGAAATCAAAGATTAATTAGCAGTATTCCAACAAATTTTTGACTCACCTTTAGCTGCAGCTGCGGCTGCTcctttatatttgtttttaatagcACTAATTGAAATGACCCCTTCGTCATCACTGCCTTCCTCCTCCCTAAACGAGTCTCTAGCCGTATGAGCACGAGACGCCCCATCGCTTTTTCTGCGTGTGGTCTTTGGTCTCACGTTTTGCCTGCGCAGCTTTTCCTCTTCTTTCTGAAAATGATcatcaaaatttcaacttctaagtacaaaatttaaacCTACAAACCTTAAGCCTTTCCGCACGATCGTTGTCAGGGTCCACGCCCACTTGAGAGAGAATCTTGATTCCTGAAGTTTTTTGTGATCTATCGGCTAGAGACAAAGTCATTTTTCTGTGAGTGAAACTCTCTGTTGAGTGTGGTCTGAAGCTGAGTTTTGTGCGAAAAACTGCTTGACCTTGGAGACCAGTTCCTTGACGGATAAACATGTGATTGTGATCGCCCTAGAATTTGTCAATAATCTTTGAGAATTCGCaaacaattatattaaaaaacctGTAGGGGTTGTCTATAGACGTCGAAAATTTCAGATCCTAAGTGAAGGCTATAAGACCCGTCTGACCAACGTACAAAACGGGCGTTTGattctttttttatgttacCCTCTTTATCCAGAACATCTCGCCACCTTATAGTATTCTCAACTTTCAATTTCAGCCTGGCTCGACCTGATCGCACATAAAATCACTAGAAAAATGTCAATCACATATATATTCACTTACCCTCCTCGTCCAAAGTTTCTTCTTCATCAATTTCGTCTTCATAAGATTCTGGATCAAATGGCCTGGTTTCTACAGATAAGAAATTGGGTAATTTAACAAAGTTCAAGTCCCTTCCCAAATCGTAGTTGATTTTGGGTACTTCCACATCAATTCTAGTTTCTGGAATTGGCTCTGGCTCGTTTTCCTTCTCCTCCTCAATATCGTCTCCTACTCGTCTAACGTCTTCGTCCTCATCCCCAGAGAGGCGTTTTTCAGGGCTCCTGCTGCGACTGCGTGAACCACTTCTGCTACGACTACGTCTCAATGGTACCTCAGTTTCAGACTTTGCCTTTTCAGCATCGCTGTCATCGCTTATGTCGTCAGCGTCATCTCCAAAAATTGCGGCCGCACTTATGCCTGGTGAAACAAATATTGAATCTTTGCTGAATTATGACGAAAATTCCCTTACCTTTATCCTCTGCCGTTTCAAACTCGTCTTCACTATCAGAATCAATCAATCCAGGCTTCTTTTTAACCTTGTCTTCATTAGCACTATTCTTTTCCTTATCACTATTAGGGGATCCAGGTTCATCTATCTCCAAATTTGGGCTATTTGACCTTGATCGACTTTTACTCCTTACATGTGAATGGGAGTGTGACCTGCTTCTTGATCTACTTCTTGAGTGACTTTTTGACTTCAATCTAGACTTTGATCTTTCTCTCGAAGGCGATCTTGACCGTTCAAGGCTTTTAGACTTTGATCTACTTCGCGACTTCGATTTTTCCATTCTATTTGATTCTCTAGATCTTGACCGACTTCTGAATTTTGAGTCTCCCGCACTTTTGGATCTGGATCTCGATTTTGACCTGGATTTGGACCTCTCCTTAGAGGGTGATCTCGATCGATCTACGCTGTTCGATTTAGATATTGAGGGACTTTTAGAATGAGATCTGGAGCGGCTCTTAGATTTTGAATGAGACCGTGACCGACTTTTGGATTTAGAGTGAGACCTGGAGCGGCTTTTAGACTTTGAGTGAGACCTAGATCGGCTTTTAGATTTGGATCGAGATCTGGAACGGCTCTTGGATTTCGAGTGAGATTGAGAACGGCTTTTAGATTTAGAGCGAGATCTAGAGCGACTTTTAGAGTGGGATCTTGAATGACTAGACCTGGATCTACTCCTAGATGCTGCCGACCTAGACCTAGATCTATTTGGAATGAAATTAAAGGCAAAATGAGCtatacttagaaaaaaaatagtaaaggAGACTTGCCTAGATTTCCTAGAGTCTGGGGTATTGGAGCGCAATCTGGCCTCCTGTGGGGAAGCTTTAGGGAGAGGACTTTCGCTTCTATTCGACTCATTATCAGAGCCACTTTCggacattattaaattgttttaaaattttttctttacaatttAAAGAAACACATCCGCTAACCCTAGCCTTAGCCTCaaattttggttaaatttactatttacTTTTATCACTGCAAATGCACAGGCGCGTTAtacacattaaaattaattgacgtatcattttgtcttttttattaagcatGATCAAGAAAGAGATGAAGAAGTGTACAGATCTCAATAGGTATTCGGTTTTCAAGGTCAAGGActttcgtttaattttaaaaaattacagaatataattataaaaggcattaatacaaaattttgtcattttgttctaaaagaaaatacaGTCCCACCATGTACTCTTAAAAATGCtgtttaaaaattcctatttaTCTAACGATAAATAGTGTTGCTCAAGTAGTCCAAAGGCCGTATATATCAAATAAATccgaacctgaactaacttgaactaacaGCTAATAATTATGATCCTCAGGTTTGCGAAGCCCGTTTTCAGGCTCCATATAAACCAAACCCAGTTAGTCCGGAACATATCTTATATCCAAGGCCAGGAACCTAAACCCAAAGTTCGAGagtacttttattttattgatcaCCAAGGAATGGTAGGTACCAGTTGTTTAACTGTGTGATTCACGCAATATTGAGTGCAGTAGCTGTTTCTAGATGACTCTAGAATGAAAAACTTCACTTCGTGTttcaaagaaaagaaattccTTCGCTTCTTCTTTAACCAACTGCGTTTAAACACCACAGACCGGTATCCAGAATTTCCCTATCTGTCTATATGTGgcaaagaaagaaattttgtgaGGTGTGACGACTGCCCAATTGTATTTACCCACATTATAAAACAGTCTGATAAATATCTGCTTGCACACAACCATGCAGGGGAGCTGTTGACAGTGCCTTTTGAGCCTCATAAAGTGTTTATGAAACCCGAGACTGGGCGAGTATATCACCCAGCTCAAGAACGAGCTGGTTCGATTGGATTAGTGAGATCTAAGCTTGCCATAGAGTTTAGCAGTCACTTCACATTTGGTCAAGGAGAGGAGAATCCTCCCACTGAGTTTCAATTTATGGGAGAGACTTTGAAGTTAGATAGTAAGTGGTTTTATGAAGCCCTCAATTTGGGCAGaagagaaaataaagaaattatttaggaaaaattattttatattgcaattaataacagagttaaaatttcaaatattgcacaactataaacaaataataacctAAGTACTCTCTTTAGTTCCATTATCCAAGGGTGGTGTTTCAGGTCTTTCCAAAGGCTTGTATAGACCAGGCAGCACCCAGGAAtatccattttttccttttccttcTGTTTGTTGCATAAATGCaagcattttttcttttttgtgcAAGTCTGGATTGAAttgatcaaaaaatatgtaatgcTTATCTTCAGTGGGTGGAGCCTCATGCAGGTGCTCTTTGTTCTGTTGGATAAATTGCTGAACTTGGGCAGTGAAAACTTCCTTGTTATTCAGCAGCCTAGAAAAATAActctaattatatttttaaacttgggGGATTTCAAACCTACAAATCACTGGCTTCTTTATTGACTGCATGGCTGGTGCTATTTtccacatttaaaaatatccattgtatgtattttaaGACCTGCCATAggtgttcatttttattccaTGTTGGAAAGGCAACTTGTAGATTTAGTTCCCTTGTTTCTGGGTTTATTGCAGGGTGGATTAGTTTTGATTGGAATATtactttctaaaaaaaaaaattgtttgtttggccagacatttaaaattgacttACTGGATGTTCAGAGTCAGGAAAGTTTTCATCTAACAGAATATTAAACCTGAAAACTCCATCTTTGTAAGGCCCATTTCTGGCAAATATAACACCAAACCAAactaaaaaaagatttatgtATAACATGATTTAGTTACCACTTTAAGTTCCAATACCTAAAGGATTTTCTCTGGACGGAATCACGTAAATGCCTTGTATATCTTCAGTCTGGATCATTTTGCTGTAATAATTACACATCTACAGGGTACATAAATGATACATTTTAGAAACTTACTATTCGGCCAATATTACATATTCCTGTCTATAACTCTTGTAAATCTTATTGAGGTCCTCATTCTGTCTACCAAATAAGTTGTTTCGGTCAATTTCAGGGGGTGGTAAGACCTTCCTCAAGGACTCTTGTCTTGTAAGTGATGATCCTTCAATCTGTATATTAAACGGTACGTTAAAGTGGCAATTCTTGGTGGTTTAAGTGAAAGTGGTGTTACCTTTGGCTCCTTTTTTACTTGTGAAGGGGAGAACATagtggaaaaataaaactaaaaacgtATTGCCAGAATCCGTGTAAAACATAATCATTAACTGTTTGCTTATTGCTATCGCTAGATAACGCGGGATGTCGAATTATCGTTCAGCTCACATTAATATTACTCATAAATTATGCCATCTTAAtcgatatttattaattattaataagagaAATTTGTTGAATTGTTGACGTTAAATCTGTTGGAGATGACAGGTTAAACAGCAGGACATATGTAAGTTACCGTATGAAGATCATACTGTTGTCGCACTTCATGGCTTCATATAGCGTAGAAATGAGTGAAATAGAATGATACTATATAACGATCcgacaattattttaaataaccaaATTTTGAGGTTATATTCGTTAAAATTTTGCGATAGTGAGGAAATATCTTTGTTATTAAATGGTTTCTTTAACCAAAACGCAATAAACTCTGTTCTATTCTTAAACCATGATAATCCACAGTTTTAAAAGGGCTCTCGCGTCCATCCCCTTTCAAAGCAGGTAAATATTTCCACGCAAAAACTACATCTTGGAAAgtaatgtttccatactttagATTGCATTCTGCAACAAGTACAGTAGATTCcttagaaattaaacaattcgAAAAGTTCACCCACCAATGGTGGGACGAGTTTGGTCCCATGAAAGGTTTGCACGCCTTAAATAGGATTAGAGTTCCATTTATAAGAGATGGTCTTATAAATGAGGGAGCAGTTGCCCAAGAGAATATCAACACTGCATTGCCATTGAAGGGCTTGCGTTTATTAGATATTGGTTGTGGTGGTAAGTATTTACTAATTGAAGGCGGAATATTCCAGAATATAAAAAGTTGAGTTAGAAcgttttcatgtaaaaaaaaaccaggCAGGTTTACAATGTCCTTTCCTCAGTGCTGATTTTCCATTAAGGCTCTTTTAGTGCTTGGTTTATCAGTTTTTGTCTATTAAGAGTTTGGAactttaaaattgctttttttgtAAGAAATATTCCCCTCACTCTTTCCATTTATGTCTCCTATGGTTTTCAATTCTTTATTAGTTCATCCTTTCATATGTACTTCACAATGCAACATTATCCTCTCACAGGCGGTATTCTGTCAGCACATTTGTCACGAATAGGAGCTCAAGTCACTGGTATAGATGCAAACTCTGCCATTATTGATGTGGCAAAACAGCATGCTAAAGATAATAATCTTGATGTTGCTTATTTTTATACTTCTGTAGAAGACCATTCCAAAGAAAATAGTTTAAAGTATGATGTTATAACTGCATCAGAAATTATAGGCAAGAGACCATTATTGACTCATATATTTGGTTTtaaaagaatgaaaattaCAGAACATGTAACAGAgaaagagaaatttatttctgcATGCTCTGACTGTTTGAAGCCTTCAGGTTCTATGTTTATTACCACAATGAGCAAAACTTTATTAGCAAATTTTCTGGGCATTTTTGTGGTTGAAGATGTGATTGACCTGGTGCCTAAAGGCACTCATCagtttcataaatttattcaacCACACAAATTGCAGAGAATCATTGAAGATCGTAAGTAATCTGTATtgaattaattcattttggcACACTTATGTAACAGGCAATTTCGAAACCAAACTAATCCATGGAatgttttataatattttgacGAATGAATGGAATTGGTGTTCAAATACTTCAGTGAACTACTGCTTACATGCTGTAAAGAGGTAATggagttttttaataaaggatTTGTTGTTGTTTGATTAAAGTTGTTCTTTTATTTGTTCAATTCTGGTCGTTGACagttttttcgcaattttcgtCACGTTGCAGAAATCATTGATATCATCAAAGTCAAGCTGTAGAGCCACATTTGCTTCAtctcattatttaaataagcttGCAAGTTTCCCTATCCAAATTAGTTATATCTGCTAATAGTTAACACATACCTTCTCAGCAATAGCCCTCGAATTGCTTGTCGTGTCCTTCTTTGTTGCGTAAGGGCATAAGGGCCCCTTTATTCTCTAGAAACAATTCATATGGATGATCAACTTCCATTACCCTTCCACTGTCCATCAGcaataatttaatagttttctcCGTTAATTGTGGCTATATGGGAGGGTTCACGTGACCAAATATCATATTACTAATGCTGCAGCCACGTGACGTGCAACATACCAATCGACAAACCTAATAATTCTATAATTTGTGTCGATGGTGTATATACGCGTTAAacagtttatatttttgtttttgcctGTTGTTGAGGTCTTTTCTTGTTAAGCACCTcttaaaattgcataattaaCGATTTAAGGCGgcaaacaatttcaaatattcgcCGAGAGCCCGCCCAATGACTGTGAGGATAATTGCGATTATTTCATTGGTCGGAAGCAGAACGCATTAATCTTGAACAACCCTTCTCATTCTCACGCTGCTTTGCGTGTTAAACAGAGAAAGAAATGTACGAGCTTGTCGCACACGATTGGTGTGGTTCCTAGGATAGTTTTGATTGCTGAGCCGCCAAGGTGGACGTATAACGCcatatttaaattgcaatttagataattttttattttaataattgtgaaatttaGGGGAATAACGTTAAAAGGTATGTAGTATTTCCTTTCAGACACTTATTAACTGGTTCTTTACTAATAAGTATTACACAAGTCGTAATAGAGGTAGATGTACCTCTATTACGACAGCAAACAGGACCACCAAGAGGATTCCAACAAATTGTCATTTCTTTGCACCCCTTTATgacctttaattttttagtcgaataaattgatttttccagATTATATTCTTCGTAGACGAGTAAAATTAGACGAATTACTGAATTAGATTTTAAGGCTTTCGACTTAAATGGAAATTGCCCCAATATTGGGTGGATTTTTTTCGCCAAGTTTTCAAGAAACCcattgtttatattatttttcttactgtATGAAGCGGATATAATAACAGAAAAACTTGCTCAAACTGAATCGTTGCCAGAAACGATGAACTCGCGTAAGGATTTATTACTTTCCTTTTTCGTTTCTCAGCTTCTTTTACGCCCTTCATGatttactttttaagtttgaagtCAACACTTTACTGAGTAATACCCTCGGTTCAAGTGTGAAAATCGatgtatgtaaatatttgtattgAAAATTGCGTTTTAATTTCGATGATGTGGAACTGGGCTCATGCCAGCTCTTCCTTGGCCGTAGAAAGAGGG
This window contains:
- the LOC136342206 gene encoding ubiquitin-conjugating enzyme E2 J2-like; its protein translation is MSRKYLSSITRGATSRLRQDYLRLKRDPIPYITAEPLSSDILEWHYVVKGPENTPYEGGYYHGKLVFPGDFPFKPPAIYMITPNGRFKTNRKLCLSISDFHPDTWNPAWSVSTILTGLLSFMLEKSPTLGSIDTSDFDKRQFAYRSLEFNLKNNVFCELFPDDVEKITEELERRNKTEKFMTEGSSTSISAPVSNLQSCLTNLCMIIGFAAFAFTVKYVMKTTISETEE
- the Nopp140 gene encoding nucleolar protein dao-5 isoform X1; translated protein: MTSNAQLIRSVVFGHLLSEDKALAETYRKKYNVQKLPKEAPSLANIITAFQKTDPRAKQFQPAKESDSEESSEEEPPKKVLTKNIQPSKRKAKSSSEDSSDDESLKKAKKPAVNQVNQQKKPVVKKQESSSEESSEDEASASKVPLKPGAKPQVITNKRKPSSSDDSSEEEAPPAKKPNIAAPVKQIPVKVQPKMQNKESSSEESSSEEETVPQKKTPPAAQQSKKSIAAPQKKAQTSSDSEDSSDEEVAPQKKTPMVQQKKPVTKSKSESSDDSSSEEEVPQKKLQTVQQKKPAVQINPQKKESSSEESDSEEEKPQKKPQEKPAAPKVKKPASSSEDSSSEEEEAPKSAPNVAKQQPTPIKFVKKQESSDDSSEEELPTKKAPTVQKPSKKAESSEEDSSDEEEVAKKAPVKPTKKKESSSDSSEEDEEDAPKKAVVNGKANKKSEDSEEEEEKPVAESTPATKNNQSFERRGANNSFDFNTKNNDFHNRSNGNNNSFGRGGRGGFRGGFKNDRQSFGNNRGRGGFRGRGGDRNSFRGRGGFNQGDNEGGFRGGFRGGRGGERKSFGGRGGFNQGEEQGGFRKSFGGNSRGGRGFNGNGNFNKRDSFGGGQQTQPENKKIKFDD
- the Nopp140 gene encoding nucleolar and coiled-body phosphoprotein 1 isoform X2, which produces MTSNAQLIRSVVFGHLLSEDKALAETYRKKYNVQKLPKEAPSLANIITAFQKTDPRAKQFQPAKESDSEESSEEEPPKKVLTKNIQPSKRKAKSSSEDSSDDESLKKAKKPAVNQVNQQKKPVVKKQESSSEESSEDEASASKVPLKPGAKPQVITNKRKPSSSDDSSEEEAPPAKKPNIAAPVKQIPVKVQPKMQNKESSSEESSSEEETVPQKKTPPAAQQSKKSIAAPQKKAQTSSDSEDSSDEEVAPQKKTPMVQQKKPVTKSKSESSDDSSSEEEVPQKKLQTVQQKKPAVQINPQKKESSSEESDSEEEKPQKKPQEKPAAPKVKKPASSSEDSSSEEEEAPKSAPNVAKQQPTPIKFVKKQESSDDSSEEELPTKKAPTVQKPSKKAESSEEDSSDEEEVAKKAPVKPTKKKESSSDSSEEDEEDAPKKAVVNGKANKKSEDSEEEEEKPVAESTPATKNNQSFERRGANNSFDFNTKNNDFHNRSNGNNGNTPFRRVKEEEIQVDPRLKDNSFDAKFNARGSWGERANADLKHTRGKSFRHEKTKKKRGSYRGGAIDMTVNSIKFD
- the Atu gene encoding another transcription unit protein, with amino-acid sequence MSESGSDNESNRSESPLPKASPQEARLRSNTPDSRKSRSRSRSAASRSRSRSSHSRSHSKSRSRSRSKSKSRSQSHSKSKSRSRSRSKSKSRSRSHSKSKSRSRSHSKSKSRSRSHSKSKSRSRSHSKSPSISKSNSVDRSRSPSKERSKSRSKSRSRSKSAGDSKFRSRSRSRESNRMEKSKSRSRSKSKSLERSRSPSRERSKSRLKSKSHSRSRSRSRSHSHSHVRSKSRSRSNSPNLEIDEPGSPNSDKEKNSANEDKVKKKPGLIDSDSEDEFETAEDKGISAAAIFGDDADDISDDSDAEKAKSETEVPLRRSRSRSGSRSRSRSPEKRLSGDEDEDVRRVGDDIEEEKENEPEPIPETRIDVEVPKINYDLGRDLNFVKLPNFLSVETRPFDPESYEDEIDEEETLDEEGRARLKLKVENTIRWRDVLDKEGNIKKESNARFVRWSDGSYSLHLGSEIFDVYRQPLQGDHNHMFIRQGTGLQGQAVFRTKLSFRPHSTESFTHRKMTLSLADRSQKTSGIKILSQVGVDPDNDRAERLKKEEEKLRRQNVRPKTTRRKSDGASRAHTARDSFREEEGSDDEGVISISAIKNKYKGAAAAAAKAPIYSSDEDDSDLETRKGRKGDRATAALKDSDEDSEGVSE
- the LOC136341813 gene encoding UPF0598 protein CG30010; amino-acid sequence: MILRFAKPVFRLHINQTQLVRNISYIQGQEPKPKVREYFYFIDHQGMLFLDDSRMKNFTSCFKEKKFLRFFFNQLRLNTTDRYPEFPYLSICGKERNFVRCDDCPIVFTHIIKQSDKYLLAHNHAGELLTVPFEPHKVFMKPETGRVYHPAQERAGSIGLVRSKLAIEFSSHFTFGQGEENPPTEFQFMGETLKLDSKWFYEALNLGRRENKEII
- the peo gene encoding protein crossbronx homolog: MFSPSQVKKEPKIEGSSLTRQESLRKVLPPPEIDRNNLFGRQNEDLNKIYKSYRQEYVILAEYKMIQTEDIQGIYVIPSRENPLVWFGVIFARNGPYKDGVFRFNILLDENFPDSEHPKVIFQSKLIHPAINPETRELNLQVAFPTWNKNEHLWQVLKYIQWIFLNVENSTSHAVNKEASDLLLNNKEVFTAQVQQFIQQNKEHLHEAPPTEDKHYIFFDQFNPDLHKKEKMLAFMQQTEGKGKNGYSWVLPGLYKPLERPETPPLDNGTKEST